From the genome of Papaver somniferum cultivar HN1 chromosome 2, ASM357369v1, whole genome shotgun sequence, one region includes:
- the LOC113349327 gene encoding F-box/kelch-repeat protein At1g57790-like isoform X2, producing MLDRALFSFARTHENLHNIFHRHVITVKGYIFEPEDNGTTNIMPCLKLPTPWFLPTWIMMPTTVDRQVPGGKRRITDLLVSQDTTVTLVEENMSRLNISGGELAALKQWDFLNDCDSTEEIASFLHPVDYVHFRVACKQISVVLPALNRLSASTRTTTTTYLSPWLISIFEDDEETICSVVDPMHDNDKYLMKLSDQLLVGATIHFSKDGWLLVSNGKKTVFFYNPFTRAMICLPDVPDDYALSGMSFSSVPTSRDCVVIAISNWSALGGDIEISFLVTEPGKSATGWTIHTFDYGEVSTEDNIMTCMYNFMQCINNPVFYNGAFYCLDYNGMLGVFNREGYASWKILSKSLKQFSGFNPSYLVECDEKLLLVNLGQNGKSVDVYTLDGFGDGLAKTGQFGKACVVSYTSSFSAVAPRSCMENKIYFSRLQDEKILYYSLDTCRYHFVGGNQHSTQDFHKTKERSNCTWIEPRWDLANSNQEPDSTSYLSLITSGTKVYK from the exons ATGTTGGACAGGGCCTTGTTTTCCTTTGCAAGGACCCATGAGAATCTTCACAACATCTTTCACAGACACGTGATTACCGTAAAAGGATACATATTTGAACCAGAAGACAATGGTACTACCAATATCATGCCGTGTTTGAAGCTTCCAACTCCATGGTTTCTGCCCACTTGGATCATGATGCCAACAACAGTGGACAG GCAGGTTCCTGGAGGAAAGAGAAGAATAACAGACCTTCTAGTAAGTCAAGATACAACTGTAACATTAGTGGAGGAGAACATGAGCAGGTTAAATATTAGTGGAGGAGAGTTAGCAGCGCTAAAACAGTGGGATTTTCTTAATGATTGTGACAGTACAGAGGAGATAGCGAGCTTTCTCCATCCAGTGGATTACGTTCATTTTCGTGTAGCCTGTAAACAAATTTCTGTAGTTCTCCCTGCATTGAATCGATTATCAGCTTCTACGAGGACCACAACAACTACATATTTATCTCCATGGCTGATTTCCatctttgaagatgatgaagagacCATCTGCAGTGTCGTAGACCCGATGCATGATAATGACAAGTATCTTATGAAACTATCTGATCAATTGCTTGTAGGTGCTACCATTCATTTTTCAAAAGATGGATGGCTTCTGGTGTCTAACGGGAAAAAAACTGTATTCTTCTACAATCCCTTTACAAGAGCAATGATCTGTCTTCCAGATGTACCTGATGATTATGCACTTAGTGGAATGTCATTCTCGTCGGTGCCAACTTCTCGGGACTGTGTGGTGATTGCCATCTCCAATTGGTCGGCATTAGGAGGTGACATTGAAATATCTTTCTTGGTCACTGAACCGGGAAAGAGTGCAACTGGTTGGACTATTCATACGTTCGACTATGGAGAAGTCTCCACCGAGGACAACATTATGACGTGTATGTATAACTTTATGCAGTGTATTAACAACCCGGTATTCTATAACGGAGCTTTCTACTGCTTAGATTATAATGGAATGTTAGGAGTTTTTAACAGAGAAGGTTATGCCAGTTGGAAAATACTTTCGAAGTCGTTGAAACAATTCAGTGGTTTTAATCCAAGTTATTTGGTGGAGTGTGATGAAAAGCTACTACTAGTGAATTTAGGCCAGAATGGAAAGTCAGTAGATGTTTATACGTTGGATGGATTCGGAGATGGTCTGGCTAAAACTGGACAGTTTGGGAAAGCATGCGTTGTCAGCTATACATCCAGTTTTTCAGCAGTTGCTCCACGTAGTTGCATGGAGAACAAAATCTACTTCTCTAGATTACAAGACGAAAAGATTTTATACTATTCTCTTGATACATGCAGGTACCACTTTGTAGGGGGTAATCAACATTCCACACAAGATTTCCATAAAACGAAGGAAAGGTCAAACTGCACTTGGATTGAGCCTAGATGGGATTTGGCAAACTCTAATCAAGAGCCTGACAGTACCAGTTATTTGTCTCTCATAACTTCTGGTACAAAAGTGTATAAGTAG
- the LOC113349327 gene encoding F-box/kelch-repeat protein At1g57790-like isoform X3: MPCLKLPTPWFLPTWIMMPTTVDRQVPGGKRRITDLLVSQDTTVTLVEENMSRLNISGGELAALKQWDFLNDCDSTEEIASFLHPVDYVHFRVACKQISVVLPALNRLSASTRTTTTTYLSPWLISIFEDDEETICSVVDPMHDNDKYLMKLSDQLLVGATIHFSKDGWLLVSNGKKTVFFYNPFTRAMICLPDVPDDYALSGMSFSSVPTSRDCVVIAISNWSALGGDIEISFLVTEPGKSATGWTIHTFDYGEVSTEDNIMTCMYNFMQCINNPVFYNGAFYCLDYNGMLGVFNREGYASWKILSKSLKQFSGFNPSYLVECDEKLLLVNLGQNGKSVDVYTLDGFGDGLAKTGQFGKACVVSYTSSFSAVAPRSCMENKIYFSRLQDEKILYYSLDTCRYHFVGGNQHSTQDFHKTKERSNCTWIEPRWDLANSNQEPDSTSYLSLITSGTKVYK, translated from the exons ATGCCGTGTTTGAAGCTTCCAACTCCATGGTTTCTGCCCACTTGGATCATGATGCCAACAACAGTGGACAG GCAGGTTCCTGGAGGAAAGAGAAGAATAACAGACCTTCTAGTAAGTCAAGATACAACTGTAACATTAGTGGAGGAGAACATGAGCAGGTTAAATATTAGTGGAGGAGAGTTAGCAGCGCTAAAACAGTGGGATTTTCTTAATGATTGTGACAGTACAGAGGAGATAGCGAGCTTTCTCCATCCAGTGGATTACGTTCATTTTCGTGTAGCCTGTAAACAAATTTCTGTAGTTCTCCCTGCATTGAATCGATTATCAGCTTCTACGAGGACCACAACAACTACATATTTATCTCCATGGCTGATTTCCatctttgaagatgatgaagagacCATCTGCAGTGTCGTAGACCCGATGCATGATAATGACAAGTATCTTATGAAACTATCTGATCAATTGCTTGTAGGTGCTACCATTCATTTTTCAAAAGATGGATGGCTTCTGGTGTCTAACGGGAAAAAAACTGTATTCTTCTACAATCCCTTTACAAGAGCAATGATCTGTCTTCCAGATGTACCTGATGATTATGCACTTAGTGGAATGTCATTCTCGTCGGTGCCAACTTCTCGGGACTGTGTGGTGATTGCCATCTCCAATTGGTCGGCATTAGGAGGTGACATTGAAATATCTTTCTTGGTCACTGAACCGGGAAAGAGTGCAACTGGTTGGACTATTCATACGTTCGACTATGGAGAAGTCTCCACCGAGGACAACATTATGACGTGTATGTATAACTTTATGCAGTGTATTAACAACCCGGTATTCTATAACGGAGCTTTCTACTGCTTAGATTATAATGGAATGTTAGGAGTTTTTAACAGAGAAGGTTATGCCAGTTGGAAAATACTTTCGAAGTCGTTGAAACAATTCAGTGGTTTTAATCCAAGTTATTTGGTGGAGTGTGATGAAAAGCTACTACTAGTGAATTTAGGCCAGAATGGAAAGTCAGTAGATGTTTATACGTTGGATGGATTCGGAGATGGTCTGGCTAAAACTGGACAGTTTGGGAAAGCATGCGTTGTCAGCTATACATCCAGTTTTTCAGCAGTTGCTCCACGTAGTTGCATGGAGAACAAAATCTACTTCTCTAGATTACAAGACGAAAAGATTTTATACTATTCTCTTGATACATGCAGGTACCACTTTGTAGGGGGTAATCAACATTCCACACAAGATTTCCATAAAACGAAGGAAAGGTCAAACTGCACTTGGATTGAGCCTAGATGGGATTTGGCAAACTCTAATCAAGAGCCTGACAGTACCAGTTATTTGTCTCTCATAACTTCTGGTACAAAAGTGTATAAGTAG
- the LOC113349327 gene encoding uncharacterized protein LOC113349327 isoform X1 produces the protein MFDLVLSSPPTCNPDNEDSCTLFLIFRGMNDDDDEVSHDKHILVFCRPGDEQWRTMELNGQSDLEGDFSKFIDSLLCFQGKLFAFAAAENWVMEIEIQNLWHHVVFDKETQFLRKFKIEVPHFPIIGGGEELEFGRYMEDWIESGNDIFKVVLNCSPRGYRKVASTQIFKLDFSSMTWVLLKSLDDHVLFLCTNMDTLGLTSRKCYSTSSAYCSADDMGLERGCLFYTLPKDQTLYTFEPEDNATTVTMPCLKLPTPWFLPTWVMMPTTVNMQVAGRRRRITDLLVIQDTTETSIEEEKIGKVNYSSGELEALKKWDFLDDYDSTEEITRFLHPVDCIHFRVACKRNSIFLPGLNQISASTRTTATTYLSPWLISIFEDNEETICNIVDPMHNNEKYLMKLSNHLLVGARIRYSKDGWLPLSNGKKTVFCYNPFTRAMICLPDVPDHYALGGMSFSSIPTSRDCVVIAISNWWEIGGDNEISFLVTEPAKSATGWTVHKFDYEDGSTVNNIMVCMYNFMPCINSPVFYKGAFYCLDYNGILGVFNMKGDSSWKVLSKSLKQFSGFYPSYLVECNEKLLLVHLGQSGKSVNIYRLDDSEGWVKLNSFGKHALFISYTSSFSAVAPRSCMENNIYFPRLKGERLLYYSLDTCRYRFVGDNQHSSQDFHNTKERSNCTWIEPRWS, from the exons ATGTTCGACTTGGTATTATCCTCACCACCTACTTGTAATCCTGACAATGAAGACAGTTGCACGCTATTCCTCATTTTTAGAGGtatgaatgatgatgatgatgaagttagTCATGATAAGCACATTCTGGTATTTTGTCGACCTGGGGACGAACAATGGAGAACAATGGAATTGAATGGCCAGTCTGACCTCGAAGGCGATTTTTCCAAATTCATTGATTCCTTGCTTTGCTTTCAAGGTAAATTATTCGCATTCGCTGCTGCTGAGAATTGGGTTATGGAGATCGAAATACAAAATCTATGGCATCatgtagtatttgataaagaaacCCAATTTCTTAGAAAATTCAAGATAGAGGTACCTCATTTCCCAATAATAGGAGGAGGTGAGGAGTTGGAGTTCGGTCGTTACATGGAAGATTGGATTGAATCTGGAAATGATATCTTTAAAGTTGTTTTAAATTGCAGCCCAAGAGGTTATAGAAAAGTTGCCTCGACACAAATATTCAAGTTGGATTTCTCATCAATGACTTGGGTTTTGTTGAAGTCTTTGGATGATCATGTTCTCTTTTTGTGCACAAACATGGACACGTTAGGCTTAACCTCTAGAAAGTGTTATTCAACTTCCAGTGCGTATTGCTCAGCAGATGATATGGGTCTTGAAAGGGGTTGCTTGTTTTATACATTACCCAAAGATCAAACCTTGTATACATTTGAACCAGAAGACAATGCTACCACAGTTACCATGCCGTGTTTGAAGCTTCCAACGCCATGGTTTCTACCTACTTGGGTAATGATGCCCACCACAGTGAACAT GCAAGTTgctggaagaaggagaagaataacAGATCTTCTTGTGATCCAAGATACGACAGAAACCAGCATAGAGGAGGAGAAGattggcaaggtaaattatagCAGCGGAGAATTAGAAGCATTAAAAAAGTGGGATTTTCTTGATGATTATGACAGTACAGAGGAGATAACGAGATTTCTCCATCCTGTTGATTGCATTCATTTTCGTGTAGCCTGTAAACGAAATTCTATTTTTCTCCCCGGATTGAACCAAATATCGGCTTCTACAAGGACCACAGCAACTACATATTTATCTCCATGGCTGATTTCTATCTTTGAAGATAATGAAGAGACCATCTGCAATATTGTAGACCCGATGCATAATAATGAAAAGTACCTCATGAAACTATCCAATCATTTGCTTGTTGGTGCTAGAATTCGTTATTCAAAAGATGGGTGGCTTCCATTGTCCAACGGGAAAAAAACTGTATTCTGCTACAATCCCTTCACAAGAGCAATGATCTGTCTTCCAGATGTACCTGATCATTATGCACTTGGTGGAATGTCATTCTCGTCGATACCTACTTCTCGCGATTGTGTGGTGATTGCCATCTCCAATTGGTGGGAAATAGGAGGTGACAATGAGATATCTTTCTTGGTCACTGAACCGGCGAAGAGTGCTACTGGTTGGACTGTTCATAAATTTGATTATGAAGATGGCTCCACTGTGAACAATATTATGGTGTGTATGTACAACTTTATGCCGTGTATTAACAGCCCGGTATTCTATAAAGGAGCTTTCTACTGCTTAGATTATAATGGAATATTAGGAGTTTTTAATATGAAGGGTGATTCCAGTTGGAAAGTACTGTCGAAGTCCTTGAAACAATTCAGTGGTTTTTATCCTAGTTATCTGGTGGAGTGTAATGAAAAGCTTTTACTAGTGCATTTGGGACAGAGTGGAAAATCGGTTAATATATATAGATTGGATGATTCGGAGGGATGGGTTAAACTGAATAGTTTTGGAAAACATGCGTTGTTCATCAGCTATACATCCAGTTTTTCAGCAGTCGCTCCACGTAGTTGCATGGAGAACAATATCTACTTCCCTAGATTAAAAGGCGAAAGACTTTTATACTATTCTCTCGATACATGCAGGTATCGTTTTGTAGGGGATAATCAACATTCTTCACAAGATTTTCATAATACGAAGGAAAGATCAAACTGCACTTGGATTGAGCCTAGATGGTCTTAG